A region from the Vicia villosa cultivar HV-30 ecotype Madison, WI linkage group LG3, Vvil1.0, whole genome shotgun sequence genome encodes:
- the LOC131661032 gene encoding respiratory burst oxidase homolog protein D, whose product MGADEVEGVSADNHNRDSDIELIALHTEKLPQNASLNKRRTAKLKVSNSSSAIDLSHGKSQELQDEQKEPEEDYVEVTMDFQGDSVALHSVKTVTGTGTGNNDDGEDEKRVLLGKGMEKKRSFGASIVRTASIRMKHVSQELKRLTSFSNSKQVGPEKVYDRTKSAASHALIGLKFINKKTDGDVGVGWFEVEKQFEILTNSREDGLLHRSLFAKCIGMNKESEAFAGELFDAMSRRRNIHGDSINKAQLKDFWDQISDQSFDSRLRTFFDMVDKDADGRITEEEIKQIICLSATTNKLSNIQKQAEEYAALIMEELDPDGTGFIMVNDLEILLLHGPTHSTRGDSKYLSQMLSIKLKATYEYNPVRKRYRDAIYFLQDNWQRTWILVLWIGVMCGLFAYKFMQYRRKAAYEVMGHCVCMAKGAAETLKLNMAIILLPVCRNTITWLRNKTKLGIAVPFDDNLNFHKVIAVAIAIGVGVHAVYHLTCDFPRLLHANSEKYKLMEPFFGNQPTNYWHFVKSWEGVTGISMVVLMTIAFTLASPWLRRGRVKLPKPLNSLTGFNAFWYSHHLFVFVYILLVVHGIKLYLTKEWYKKTTWMYLAIPIIIYALERLTRALRSSIKPVRILKVAVYPGNVLALHMSKPQGFRYKSGQYMFINCAAVSPFEWHPFSITSAPGDDYLSVHIRTLGDWTRSLRVKFSESCLPPTHGKSGLLRAECMQGDTSPSTLPKVLIDGPYGAPAQDYKQYEVVLLVGLGIGATPMISILKDIVNNFKAMEEDEGNSIEEGTSGKSPRHSQHKKTSLSNFKTKRAYFYWVTREQGSFDWFKGVMNEVAEEDHRGAIELHNYCTSVYEEGDARSALIAMLQSLNHAKNGVDIVSGTRVKSHFAKPNWRSVYKRIALNHPQARVGVFYCGPPAITKELRQLASDFSHNTTTKYDFHKENF is encoded by the exons ATGGGAGCTGACGAAGTTGAAGGAGTTTCCGCAGATAACCACAACCGTGACTCCGATATAGAACTCATTGCTCTTCATACCGAAAAATTACCTCAAAATGCTTCACTCAACAAAAGAAGAACTGCCAAATTGAAAGTTTCAAATTCAAGCTCTGCTATAGATCTTAGCCATGGCAAATCACAAGAACTACAAGACGAACAAAAAGAACCAGAAGAAGATTACGTTGAAGTCACTATGGATTTTCAAGGTGACTCTGTCGCTTTACACAGTGTTAAAACGGTTACTGGAACTGGAACTGGAAACAACGATGATGGTGAAGATGAGAAACGCGTTTTGCTTGGGAAAGGAATGGAGAAGAAAAGGTCCTTTGGTGCTTCGATTGTAAGAACTGCTTCGATTCGAATGAAGCATGTTTCTCAGGAGTTGAAGAGGTTAACTTCATTTTCGAATTCGAAACAGGTTGGACCTGAGAAGGTTTATGATAGGACTAAGTCTGCAGCTTCTCATGCTCTTATTGGACTTAAGTTTATTAATAAGAAGACTGATGGTGATGTCGGTGTTGGATGGTttgaggttgagaaacagtttgagATTCTTACGAATTCGAGGGAGGATGGTTTGCTTCATCGTTCTCTCTTTGCGAAATGCATAG GGATGAACAAAGAATCTGAGGCATTTGCAGGTGAGCTATTTGATGCTATGTCTAGGAGGAGGAATATTCATGGAGATTCAATTAATAAGGCACAGTTGAAGGATTTTTGGGACCAGATTTCTGACCAGAGTTTTGATTCCAGGCTTAGAACATTCTTTGACAT GGTTGATAAAGACGCTGATGGCAGAATCACTGAAGAAGAAATTAAACAG ATTATTTGCCTTAGTGCCACTACAAACAAACTCTCAAACATACAGAAGCAAGCAGAGGAATATGCTGCTTTGATCATGGAAGAACTAGATCCTGATGGCACAGGATTTATCATG GTAAATGACCTAGAGATACTCTTGTTGCATGGACCAACTCATTCTACAAGAGGAGATAGTAAGTACCTGAGCCAAATGCTAAGCATAAAGCTTAAGGCTACGTATGAATACAATCCTGTTAGGAAGAGGTATAGAGATGCCATTTACTTTCTGCAGGACAATTGGCAAAGAACTTGGATACTGGTACTATGGATTGGTGTCATGTGTGGTCTATTTGCCTACAAATTCATGCAGTACAGAAGAAAAGCTGCCTATGAGGTTATGGGTCATTGTGTGTGCATGGCTAAAGGTGCAGCTGAGACACTCAAATTGAACATGGCAATTATCTTGTTACCTGTTTGTCGAAACACCATCACATGGCTTAGGAACAAGACCAAACTCGGCATTGCTGTTCCTTTTGATGACAACCTCAACTTCCATAAG GTTATAGCTGTGGCTATAGCAATTGGAGTTGGTGTACATGCTGTTTATCATCTTACTTGTGACTTTCCTCGCCTTCTTCATGCAAATAGTGAAAAGTACAAGCTAATGGAACCATTTTTCGGAAACCAACCAACAAATTATTGGCATTTTGTGAAATCATGGGAAGGGGTCACAGGGATTTCAATGGTTGTTTTAATGACAATAGCCTTCACTCTGGCTAGTCCTTGGTTAAGGAGAGGAAGGGTTAAGCTACCAAAACCCCTCAATAGTCTAACTGGTTTCAATGCTTTTTGGTATTCTCATCATCTCTTTGTATTTGTCTATATCCTTTTGGTTGTGCATGGAATCAAACTTTACTTGACTAAGGAATGGTACAAGAAAACG ACTTGGATGTATTTGGCTATTCCCATCATCATTTATGCATTGGAAAGACTAACTCGAGCACTCAGATCAAGCATCAAGCCTGTGAGAATATTAAAG GTGGCTGTTTATCCCGGAAACGTGTTGGCTCTACATATGTCAAAGCCTCAGGGGTTTAGATACAAGAGTGGACAATACATGTTTATAAACTGTGCTGCTGTCTCTCCATTTGAATG GCATCCATTTTCAATAACCTCTGCCCCAGGAGATGATTACCTTAGTGTTCACATCAGAACATTAGGTGACTGGACCCGGAGTCTCAGAGTCAAATTCTCAGAG AGTTGCCTTCCACCAACCCATGGAAAGAGTGGACTTCTAAGAGCTGAATGCATGCAAGGGGATACCAGTCCAag TACTCTCCCTAAAGTTTTGATTGACGGTCCTTATGGAGCGCCTGCACAAGACTACAAACAATATGAAGTGGTTTTACTTGTAGGCCTAGGAATTGGGGCTACCCCAATGATAAGTATATTAAAGGACATAGTGAATAATTTTAAGGCCATGGAAGAGGATGAAGGAAACTCTATAGAAGAGGGAACAAGTGGTAAATCACCAAGACACTCACAACATAAGAAAACCAGTTTGAGTAACTTTAAAACTAAGAGGGCTTATTTTTACTGGGTGACTAGAGAACAGGGTTCATTTGATTGGTTTAAAGGGGTAATGAATGAAGTGGCTGAAGAAGATCATAGGGGAGCAATTGAGCTTCACAATTATTGTACTAGTGTCTATGAAGAAGGTGATGCTCGCTCTGCTCTTATTGCTATGCTTCAATCACTTAACCATGCTAAAAATGGCGTGGATATTGTTTCTGGAACCCGCGTCAAGTCTCACTTTGCTAAACCTAATTGGCGCAGCGTCTACAAGCGCATTGCACTTAATCATCCACAAGCACGAGTTG GGGTGTTTTACTGTGGGCCACCGGCAATTACTAAAGAGCTTCGTCAATTAGCTTCAGATTTTTCTCACAACACAACCACCAAATATGATTTCCATAAGGAAAATTTTTAG
- the LOC131655426 gene encoding uncharacterized protein LOC131655426, producing the protein MEGLLPLVLKAVKKNRTRRQYECLSSATYNISMAEIYPQNQPLHHQTQIPKNIGHRRCKTVGNGFQFPDQIRSGPVSPSKKLDRARSHRMLSCLTGGC; encoded by the coding sequence ATGGAAGGTCTTCTACCTCTTGTACTAAAAGCCGTGAAGAAAAACCGAACAAGACGACAATACGAGTGTCTTTCATCAGCAACCTACAACATCAGCATGGCTGAGATCTATCCTCAAAATCAACCACTCCATCATCAAACTCAAATACCTAAGAATATCGGTCACCGGAGATGCAAAACTGTCGGTAATGGTTTCCAGTTTCCAGATCAGATAAGATCTGGTCCTGTTTCTCCTTCTAAAAAACTTGATAGGGCTAGGAGTCATAGAATGCTTTCATGTTTAACAGGTGGTTGCTGA